One Malus sylvestris chromosome 14, drMalSylv7.2, whole genome shotgun sequence DNA segment encodes these proteins:
- the LOC126599311 gene encoding probable E3 ubiquitin-protein ligase XERICO translates to MAFCVGIKMQKWSCKTLTTVLVLVHCIKILVIVALSHLGILQPFQQMTEPTTDSMENHRTNSILVFDRLYPSIPPVPLHILTACIKRLPVVEFGQVFEKITKHETQETVCSICLECIERSHEVREQCNCDHVFHRECLDSWVNQGEVTCPLCRALLFPAKRETTSCGGENSGTMERDGYLNRLEFIVR, encoded by the coding sequence ATGGCGTTCTGTGTTGGTATTAAGATGCAGAAATGGTCATGCAAAACCTTAACGACAGTGTTAGTCCTTGTACACTGCATCAAGATCTTGGTGATAGTGGCACTTAGCCATCTGGGAATTCTCCAACCTTTCCAACAGATGACTGAACCAACTACTGACTCCATGGAAAATCATCGCACCAATTCAATACTTGTGTTCGACCGTTTGTACCCGTCGATACCCCCGGTGCCTCTCCATATACTAACAGCATGTATCAAGAGGCTTCCAGTGGTAGAGTTTGGTCAAGTTTTTGAAAAAATCACAAAGCATGAAACTCAGGAGACAGTTTGCAGCATATGCTTGGAGTGCATAGAGAGAAGCCATGAGGTGAGGGAACAGTGCAACTGTGACCATGTGTTTCACAGGGAGTGCCTAGATAGTTGGGTCAATCAAGGGGAAGTGACCTGCCCTTTGTGCAGAGCTCTGTTGTTTCCGGCCAAGAGAGAAACGACGAGCTGCGGTGGAGAAAATTCAGGGACGATGGAGAGGGATGGTTACCTTAATAGGTTAGAATTCATCGTGAGATGA